The Mytilus trossulus isolate FHL-02 unplaced genomic scaffold, PNRI_Mtr1.1.1.hap1 h1tg000398l__unscaffolded, whole genome shotgun sequence genomic interval TTGCGGCCGacgcgcttttctggatttaccttcatcaggaacgctcaaagcaaatcatttgaaatccgaagatgtaaaATTACCTAAACCGTTGAAGTGCTATATGTCAAAGATACCTaaaaaaatagccaaattcatctcaAGCCAACTTTGCcagagggagttgaaaccttagttttctaaataatttcaaaatttataaacggacaattttagtacagtttgttaaatcatgtcagtactaaaatactgactactgagctgatgataccctcggggactgatactTCACCAGCAGAGGTATAGACCCagtgaagtaaaaaaaattaaaaacaacatatttaaaaatcttttgcgtacgaagcgcttttctggatttaccttcatcaggaacgttcAAAATGTTCGAatccaaacatttgaaatacgAAGATGTAAAattaccgaaaccgttgaagagctttATGTTAATAATAACTAAaataatagccaaattcatctgaAGCTAACGTTGCCTGTAGTGTCATAAGTGCACTACtgtctatttttttaatctatgttGAATATGAAAACTGAACGAAATCCATCGGGATAATTGAATGAACATCCTCATAGcgagattgattttttttaactctaaAAGAGTCGATTGATATGCTTGATTCCATTCCATACAGAGTTATATTATAGGTGGTGTTTGAGTTGCTCAGTCGGCAGTGTTCTTTGCAGTTGGAGTTGTCTGCTGAATGTCAATTGGGTGTCCTTCACCTCTTTTCATCTGATTAAAAATATCCCATCAATGTCTCTTACtggttttcaaatgttttaagggaaaacatttaaacattagATGAGTTTGAATATGTGTGATGAGAGAATAAGACAAAGCTGCCATGTGTATTGATCTTTGTGAAGATGAATATGCATATCAACGAACATTTAAAGTGTCCAGTCATGTTTCTCTCATTTCAAATATATGGTTAAATCAATCAATTACAAAATTTGTTAGATTTGAAAACATTCTttgtataataatatacaagtttattATAACGAGGAAAGAGGTTAAATGGCAAACGAAATATgcattatatttttacttttgacaataagcaatttattttgtcaaactacagatgataaaaagaaattgtttaCTGAATTATTCATCAATAAAAGTTACAATAAACAAGTGAGACCGGCAAATGACCAAGATGGTGCCATTCGAGTGACTGTCGATTTCGAGTTGTCCAGCATTCACGAACTTAATGAGGTGGCAGAAAAAATAGCTGTTGCAGGTTACTTGGATGTTATATGGTGGGATAACCAGCTAGTTTGGGATAGAGCGACTAACGATGATATTTACTACATGATGGTTCTTCAGGTTTGTGACAATAAACTTACTGTTTTATCAACCAcagtttttttctctctaaacTGAAGAATTTATTGCATGTGCATTTCTTCTTTAAACATGatcaaataattcatatatttttgcaaCCAGCTATCATAAGTATCATGCATATGTTCAGAAGTTACATTTTTCGTTTTCTGAATCTTAAGTTTCATGTTTATTGACAATGTTTATGTTATATACTTTGGTATATTGCTGTTGCGTTCAAACATAATTGAAAGAAAAGGGGCGAATCTTATAAAGGTCGAAATAGTGTTTTTCTAAACACTAGACGTTCAATAAATAGACATATTAGAGTTAGTTTTGTAGATACAgtgttcaaaataaataacttttaattgtttaaacaaaattttgtattgGTTTCTAATTTcgtgtgaaaaaataaaaaaaataacccgtTAGACGAAAAATACACACAGAAGTACTGATTCTTGATGATAAATGCCCCCTCAAAACGTAATAGATATGGTGTCAATTTTTGTTCAATCTTTGTTGTGGTTTAAAAAGCACgattttcttctaaaaaaattaagacaTACATGTCTAGGAAGGCTTGTCTTTTCTACGAAATATAATTTGGCCATCATGTACATGTTCTACCTGTATTTAAGCTTGTAATTTGAAAAGTTATGGTACATTGTTGTAAATGGTAGACACACATATGTGTTTATGGCTTGACTACTACAGTCGAGCCACATGATTCTAGTCATGATTGTGTCCAGCTGCGAACTTCATCTACATTTATAATCAATTATGGATACGACATCAgctttctttttataatgaatatgagttaaaataaatgaatataagcTTATCtattatacatttctaggaatgtgattggttaaaagcgtccgCGTGAAGACCGTGTATATTTGCTATTAGGTTAgaagggaggcggggcttatttcacacacggttagtagtggtgttacgtccctttataaaaacaaaacggaaATGGGGAAAAATcttaaaggtttcaacagacggagaaattgatgattaaggtggtaccaaacactacagggagataactctgtaaagtcagctaaacgatTTAATTACGTTGAGTTGTAAAAAGAACATTAATCtgctcaatgatcaaaattggttttagtcaaactgctatataaccagtgtaagtTTTCTGACataacggttggttcaaattttttgaattttttataattttgttaaatttactttgacaaaattttattaaaattaaacgagccaaattaattttagtgaaagtgttgggtaccaccttaagattgaaataaattcattaacatttttttttttaaatactaaggcttttctacctcaggcatagattacctcagctgtatttggcaaaacttttagtaattttgttcctcaatgctcttcaacttcgtactttatttggcatttttaacttttggggATTCGaccgtcactaatgagtcttttgtagacaaaacacgcgtctggcgtatacactAAATGAcgtcctggtatctttgatgagtttatttataccTAACAAGTTGTTAGCGTTGGCTATTCTAGTAGGATAAACGGAAGTAGTTTCCTAATACTTGAAGTAATACTAAGTATTGAAGACTGGCTTatattgatataggaagatgtggtgtgagtaccaatgagacaactcttcatcaaaataacaatttataaaagaaaaccacTATAAGTCAatatacagccttcaacatggagccttggctcacaccgaacaaaaagctataaagagTCCCAAAGttaatagtgtaaaaccattcaaacgggaaaaccaacggtctaatctatataaaaaaccagaaacgaaaaacacgtataaattacataaacaaacaacaactactgtacgTAGGACAGGTGTAAACATTTGCAGCAGTATTAAACAACGTTTTAATGGCTTGGTGATTTTGATAGATCACAAGTCTTAATTTTATACGTTAAGATAGTCGGTCAGATAAACTCGTTACATGGAGTGCTTCGCCCTCaacccatatggaatttactgaccccatacatACCGTATTAAGTCATTAGCAAACTATGTTACTAATAATATGCTCTTGTAAATAATTAGTTATATTTGAATTGTCATAAAAATCGAGCATATTTCATTCAATTTCCactaaataatcataaattaatagaaatgatgttataaaatatttatttatttaatatatttcaggATACGGTTTGGAAACCGGACATTGTACTAAAGAATGGTTTTTACAAGTTTGAAGAACTAGGCGGAAGTTTTTATAATGTTCGGATTAAATACGACGGTCGAATATCTTGGTACCCGTATCACGTCTTTGAAAGTCAATGTTCGATAGATGTTACTTTTTATCCATTTGATAAGGAGACCTGTCATATTATATTTACCATTTGGACGTATCGGTATGATAAAGTTGAAATAAATcctaaatcaaaatttgaactAGACGAATATACAGAGAATAGTTTATGGGCAATAACATCAACTTCGGTGCAGATAAACAGAGTATTAGGCAGCCATGAGATCGATTTCACAATTAACCTACGCCGTAAACCCACGTATTATATAGTCAATATCGTCATACCTTTAATATTCATAGGCATTCTTAATTCCTTAGTATTTATTATCCCTGCCGATGCAGGCGAGAAAATGTCTTATTCAGTTACTGTCTTTTTGTCGTTCGCggtatttttaacaataataacaGCCCAACTACCGGTCAATTCAGAAAGCACATCTATCCTTAGTATTTACATCGTAATTCAACTGAGTTACTGTATTTTAGTTCTTGTCGTTAATTCATTCCAGTTAAGATTACATCACAGACATGAATGTaatgaaaaatctaaaatatttgtaattgctGTTAAACTTCAAAGAAGAATGTGTTGCTGGAGAAATAAGACTCAATCCGATACTTACGAGAAAAAACACACCAACGTCACAGATGGATGTGCGATTGAAAATGCATCCCCTAAAATGAATGACTCCGAAGACGCAATTAAATGGCACGATGTTTCGACTGCTATTGAATTCTTTGCTTTTTGGATTTTGATGGGAACTGATTTGATTATAACATTGatcatttttatatgtataggtgtaaattattcaataatataattaaaatgacATGCACCAAAGCCATACATGGCTCTAAGATATATTGGTTCTAGGCATTTTTCTTATAGATTAATATCGTCATTTCTTCATTCTTAGTATTCATTAGATTTATTTATCGGTTGATTGGCTATGATCTATTCTTCAGAGGCTgcaattactttttaaaatgaccttcatgattttgttattgttttcgAGTCAAAATGATAATAATCAAGTTAATTGTTAGTTTTCGTCTATGATATATTTTGTCACGTATTGGTTACGCCGTTAATGTTTTCGTTAGAGACGGTTTGAATTTGTTCGTGTTATGACTTTTTATGACAAACTATACATATGGTATGCTAGTTGTCGTAGGCAGTACTGTGTTCTCCAGTTTCGCACATCTACGTATGTTAGTACCTGTTTGGtagttgttttattgatataactGTTACTAAAATGCTTTTCtctgaaaataaactcatcatagataccagggcttaaatttttatatacgccagacgcgcgtttcgtctacaaaagactcaccagtgacgctcgaatccaaaaaagtttaaaaggccaaaagagtacgaagttgaagagctttgaggaccaaaattcctaaaagtgttgccaaatacagcgaaggtaatctatgcctgaggtagaaaagccttagtatttcaaaaaaatctaaattttgtaaacagtaaatttatcaatgacaattcatgtcagcaaaAAAAGtcctgactactgggcttgtgatactgGAATATGCCACTGATTGGGCTGGATAACTCGTTTTAATATCAATTCCTTACGTGATTACATCAACAGGaatattcaacaatagaaaTGAGACGTTGCTTATTTACCCCAAAGTTAAAGAGTGAACATATCTGTCATCCCATCTTTTAGGCCAAGTCGGCGAACTTGCCTTTAAGTCTTTCAGAGTAAGCAAAATGAGAGCGACCTGTTTACCTGGctaaataacaaatgtattcaTAAATGATAGACAGAAAGAAGGAATATAACAAtgtttgtaatgaaaaaataccGTAATCGTGATTTGATTCACGATGCAATCACCTTACATACACTCGATTAACGCAAaggaaaaaaagcaaaacatataTTATGTAACTGTTGTTCATTGCAACATCACGGCAATTTCAAGTATACAGAGCAGAGATGACATTCACAGcataatcaatatatttttagaaacgaTTTGGTTGGAATCAACATTTATTTGCAGGATATATCTACCTTCTAGTATAAACACGATGtatcatgattttttgtttAGTTGTACCTGTACCTTACCTCTAGCATGTTTGGACATATCATTTTCTTTCTAAGGCAGAAACGTCTTCCTAACGATTGGAGGATGATTGGAAAAGAAGATAAACAGTTAAATTGGGTTAAGTATGAGTTTTTCTTGGTCTTGTTTTTGGCATGTCGTTATCAGTTTTTTTCAACTAAAAAGTTTGAATGTGTCTTTGTATATTTCGCCTACCTTCTGGTCTGGTTGGCATGTTATGTTACAAACAAATACCTATTCTTTAAATGATAATGGACAgccaataaaaaacatttttttttaatagttgatgaataaaattatgtaaCAACAATGCACATATGATTATTAAGTACATACATAGAATTATATCAAATTCTACATTCAAATCAAAACCGCAATAGACATAGTTACTACAAAGGCAGAAATTAAATCAGTGtggtttttttcatgataaaactaGATGGAAAATGTGTGTTTgtgaatatttatgaaaaaaaatgaattgaccTTGTTTCAATGATTATGTATAGTAATTGTAACAATGTGCATAAGCACGATGCAAATTCATATTTTAGGTTTCGAAATGTATGAAGGAATGGACGAGAATGCACTTTCTGTATCTTTTGTGAATGGTGAAAATTGATACTCTTCTTTGGACTTCATTGTTAAAGTTTCTAATGCGGTTTGCATTTTTTGCATCTGTTTATTCAGAATCTGGAATTGAGTAAAACTGCTTTCACTTTCCTCTTTCATATCACCAAATCCAGACGACTGATCAGAATCAGTTTTAGCTGTTCCAAACGTGCCAGGACCGCTATTGTTTCTACGGCGTTTTCTTCTTTCAAAACTCTTATGAAGACCAGGAGATCTTGAAGAAGTGGACGACATCTTCGGTTTTTTTAGTTTACTTGGTTGCTGAATCATGGTTGATTGAGCCATCTCATGAAATCGATTGATTAAATCTTGTCTGTTGATTCCTTTCATAATACCATGAAACCATATATCTTTAcaccaaatacaaaaatttagaatattaaaaatcagaaaacagaaaataaaaacttttaggGAAATTTATCACAACCATGACAAATGCACCTCTCCGGTACATATTTAGAATAGTTCTGaaacaatacatattttatcatattggTAATTTCaatacttcggtgttgacatgaatatcaattatgtggtcatttttagaaatttcctgtttacaaaactttgaattttcgcataaactaaggattttcttatcccaggcatggattaccttagctgttttTGGCAGAACTTTTTGGAATGTTGGATCCTAAACGcttgtcaattttgtattttttgactttataactattttgatatgagtgtcactgacgagtcttatggagacaaaacgcgcgtctggtgtacaaCGTTGTTATCCTGGTAcccttgataactatttatacatTATCTATACAAAGGACTTTTGAGTTAGAATTGACAGTGGTAACGTATTCGTTTGTaagaagaaagataactctGGTCTTTCAGCAGTTGGTATCATACTGCACTAATACTCTTTAAATATATTGCATAttgtttttccattttatttgcgtaatattttaaatgatgcTTTTGTAATTTTAGTTAGTAACATACTTTTATCCAGTGTAATGGTCTTCATTGGACTATTTTCTAGATTGTTTTCATTATTCACTCGACAGTACGAAggttatatattgtttatattcataatttccTACAAAGTTCGGTCTTTGAAAATGCGAAGAAATCCTCCTATGTAATAGTCTAACAAGTTGaatgataataaatatatagttttcaaCACTGCCTTAAGGTTTCACAACATAAAACAGAACTgtcatttttacatattaagtAATAAAACTCACCTAAATTTGTTCGACCATTTGAACTTTGTTTCTCTTTTTCCCAAAGTGAATGTAATAAGGTGTTTggcattttttctatttttctctTTTCCCCGTCTGGCAAGACTTGTAGCAAGATGTTTCTCTCTTTTTTTGATAGTTCTTTAGACAgctttgtcaatataatatgaAGATCTGGATCGGAAAGTTCAATTGTCGCTAGAAAATTTGAAATAGGAATAACAATGGAATTAACGATTATACGCCGAACAAACAATATGAAATGGCGTTTAAGAAATTGATACAAGTAAAATGTAAGCTgatgaaaagtgacatttagCCCACAAATGAGCTACAttaattatcactgaacaagtatatatatatttgtttaggggccagccgaaggacgcctccgggtgctggagtttctttctgcattgaagacctgttggtgaccttctgctattATCTGTTCTATGgtccggttgttgtctctttaacacattccccatttccattctcaattttatttacaaattaaaaaaaagtattaatgtaccaatgaaaatgaaatttaaacataatacgTATTGCTTCTTAACAAATTGATGTACAAAGATTGGAGATCGCGTCGTCGTTGATCTGTGTCGTTCATTGAAGGATATTTTCCCTTGGTTTTAACAATGATCACATTTTCGTCACCTTTAATCTACTTTGATAACGTAAAGTATCACATTAACACAAGATACTATCCTGTTTATTTAAAGGGCATACGAAACAGTTTTGATCATGTATTTACAGTTTGATGAAAGTTTCCATATAAGCTATTGTTTGcctaattaaatcaaatatgcaataaaaaagAGACCTTTATGTTCTACTTCTTTAGTTAAATGAGgtagaaattttgtatatttgttcaaaattcggatttgtcGCCGTATTTTCCCTTTTCGAAAgaaagtcatattttttttgttttaaaagataaaaacacacacacaaattgttttttgttaaaaaatttacagattataaaatttggttcacataatctccctgcaaaacgAAACCAAATGTTCCAAAAACGCATTTTCcgccgatatgtcacagtttgacgtcgcaaaaataacattttacgttagcaacgtcattacctcctcTATAACTGTATAGTATGCCCTTACCTctcctgtaactgtatcgtatgcccttgaTACAATGATGTAACGTGTTTGTGAGTTTTAACAGCAACTTAAGTATGTCAAATTTCTATACTTTCGacattttcttgtaatgtataTCATTCAATGTGAGAGTTATGtcttttttaaacatacaaaacGAATATTTGTGAACAGTGACTGACCCTTATCGCTTTAAATAACCCTTTGATATCtctatttatttatgaattatttcaaCCAATAAAAAGCAGGATCAgtttattacagaaaaaaataactgacaaaTAATTGTTGAACTTTTATAATgcattgttacttggatggggCGTTGTCTCTTGGGAACGCATACCACAGACTCTTATTTATAAAGTAATCTCATCAATATTACCTGTGAAATAACCAGACATTGGCATTCCTGGTTGAAAGAAAGATCTTTCTAGTGTTTGCAACCAAAAGTCTTCTTTCTGAGACAAAATAGGAGCATGCTCTccaattttcagataaaaagcaagtttttctttttcatattccAAGAAATGAATCTTTGACGCCATTGCTTGAAGTTGTATATTGCACCTCGTAAAGCGAATACACGTATCTTCtgaaacttttgcttttatCATCATTGAATTAGCTTCTATCAACTCTCTCAGAACATTGGAATCATAGTTTAGTCGTCGCGTTTCCTTAAGCATAACATGAAAATAAGCACATGCTGCCTTCGTAGAAAGTTTTTCAAATGGTTTGAAGATTTTGATATAAAGCACATAATACCACAATGTTTGGACCATGGTTGATATAAACGCATTTGTCTgacaagtttgttttaatttagaaTTTTCAGTTTCATACAACTTCTTTTCTCTTTCCACTTTAATCAGTTGAGCCTGACTACCATCTAAATCTGATTCCAAAACTCGAATTCTTTTTGTAAATGACTGCATTTCATGCTTTATTGCCAGGACGTCTTCTCTCGATTGTTCTTTCTGTAGGCCTggcaaaatataaaagtttctaTCTAATAAGATTATGTGGTATCACAAAAACGTTGTAGATGAGTcacaatagaaacaaacaactGACTCATAAACACTTAGTACCACTATATATAACAGAAATGTTTTTGGTTATGCATTAATACAAAAGTTTATAATGCGCattagaacatttttttgttaatgttttttttaaagactcaTGTTAAGAATGCAGTTATAAAACGTATATAATAACCGTATATAAATTGtgaatttgacaaaatataaacatgcatTTTGTAGATAGAACAATACAGGCCTAAGAtgatcaaaaatgaaaatagtttttgatATGTAGTCcgtttcatttcaacaaaagttaaaaaagaaatgagtaACTGCAAAATGTTTTTCCTGTAACGTATATGTAATACATCGGGTATTTTTGCATAACATGAGTTTGCTTCAACTGCAAGATATGATCAGAATAttccctttattttttcatatggCGAATCTACCGAATATTCTACTAGAGCTagattatatatttaaacaatgcATATGATTCATTGTATTCATGTAGAATGCATTTTGGTATTTGTCAATTTGTCATGTTGTATCTGGTCACtcatatctttatttctttttagtatTGTTACTCTTttattgttatgcttttttgGGTTAGTTTAACAGTTGAACGTTTAACAAATGGAATATTTAACTTACAGAACTATGTTTGACTGAGAGAAATTCACAATATTGCTAAATGAAAACATCTGACCACGTTGAATTAAAATGGGCATCTAGTAAGTTTGTTAGTTCTTCATTGTTCTGATCGTAAAACTAGATGATTTATGAACTCTATAATTTTGCATAATCTCTTAAATAAGTTCTACTCATTTCTCAATATAATGttatacattttactttatttggctatactttttggaccttttggattatagctcttcatcttttatataagttttggatttcaagtattttggcaacgagcatcactgaagagacatgtattgtcgaaatgcgcatctggtgcaagaaaattggtaccgttaatgttattacttgTTAAGGAATCCATATTTTATACAGTGTGTCATATTGTAGTTTTGGAAGATATCTTGACAATCGCATTTGTGACGGTAACAATAAGACACAAAAATGGTATCTTAAGATGATTACTGAATAATTCATGAAAGTTGGCATTATCTGAATTATTTTTAGATGTTTGAATTTGCACTATAGCTGTAGGTATAATAATATAAAGTGAATGTCTacatactgttttttttaataatttctggTATTGTACTTATGTCTCAGTACAGATGAAAGATTTAAGAAAAACGATACCGATGTATGTACTTACATACATCTATACATCCGATTATCTCCATTCATTTCGATATCTATTTTCCTaagatattgatatttttgcagCATTAGAACTAATGGTATGAATCTAATGATTGCAAATAGATAAACTACGTTTATATGAACGAAATagtaaattgaaatatatcgcGAATTTAACGATAATAAATCAAAGCCTCTTTAGAGAATTACTAAAAATACATACTTGTATGCAACTTAAATTGTTATGCCAATATACCTCCGTCTTAAAACATAACCAATGACTTATCTTAAAACAAGCCCTTTTTTTACAATCATCAAATGTAACCCTAATTGTATCAGTTTGTTGATATTGGTAAAAGATGGCATACAGATATCCACAATTTATACGTAAAGCATGCATATAACTCATAGAGTGCAAAATATCTTACATTTAAGGTCGACTACTTTTTCTCTAACTTTTACAAAGTCGACACCTTCGGCTATAATGTAATCTGAATCGCCTTGCtgcatttcaaaaacaaaatcaatatactCTTCTGCAATTGAAAATGTTATCAGAAAACTGTTGCCTGGTTCAATGCCATCTACAACAACAAATTGAGGAGGAATGCATAAAAGTCTAGCAACTCCATCTCTAAGTTTCTCTAATTTGATTCTGTCAAAATTGACGCTTCCTTCTACATGGACTGTCAAATGTTGGTAGCCGTTTTCTAGAAATAAAGATTCTTCACATGAATGCAACGGATTTGagaaatttttaacattttctattgatttatgcgcgaaacaaacacatttaagCGAATATTTTTGGTGCATTTAGCCAgttctgaaaaatatttcacaagATGCAGTACAGTAAATTGATTCAAAATTCCtttctttaacttttatttcattatccAAAAGCTAACAAAAATCCACTTTAAATGGTTCCTGTATATGAAATGAAAACTGAGTTCGACAAGCTTTGTGCATAAATATGCAAGAAATGTacattgttattttgtattaactTTGTTCAGTATGttttttccaaatatatatgaaacatcaaaataaattcATGAAATTGATATAACTTAAACACAGATGTAAAAAAAGATGTCAAACCCTCACATTAGGAACCCAATcgccagttaaaaaaaaaagaagaaataaaaaactacCTGGTTGGTCCGTTGGGTTATAGAAGTGTAACACGTTTCCAAGCCTTCTCGCATATTCAAGAACCTTTTTCTGTAAGTCTCTTCTGTGTAAATGAAACAGCATCGATTGAAGTACAATGATGTTGTCTCTTGTTAGACGACGAGTCTGTCGTAAATGTGTAAAAAGATCCATAGCATCTTTCATTTCCGAAAGAGTTCGTTTACCAGGTCCACCTTAATgagtaaaaaagtaaaataataacagGTAAGAGGGTTTATACGATAAACACATTATAACATTcgattttttagaattttgccTGAATACATTAGTGTTAGTGCAGCAAATGTCCTACATGGTCATAGAAAATGAGATTGAAATTGTAACACATATTCCAAAATGCTTACAAAAACctaattaaaaaaacccactaCTTATGTCATAAAATTCACtgagtagaaaaaaatatatatcctatatatatagctatcaAATTCTCCcagctttttttcaaataattcgaTTTAAAGGGCTTGACCGTTAAATCACGTTATCAGAGGAAGACAAGACTTGCTACAGTTCATGCACAGGTCAATGTAACGCGCATGTCTTAATTCGATTACACGGCATATCAATTTTACCAGCTAAAGCACTCCTCACAATATTTTGAATGCACGGTCTGCTAGGAAGTAACTATATATATCTAAGGTCAGATTGTTGAGTTTATTTTACGCATAATTATTGTAAATACTTatcttaataatttttcaatttcaactgattattgattaattaatttcaaatcgGTCACATTCAATTT includes:
- the LOC134702112 gene encoding uncharacterized protein LOC134702112 — encoded protein: MAATDNVNRYVGVGLSPEDFLPEPPSEDWELNILLDDIAQGITEEDLKRLKSYCIGGPGKRTLSEMKDAMDLFTHLRQTRRLTRDNIIVLQSMLFHLHRRDLQKKVLEYARRLGNVLHFYNPTDQPENGYQHLTVHVEGSVNFDRIKLEKLRDGVARLLCIPPQFVVVDGIEPGNSFLITFSIAEEYIDFVFEMQQGDSDYIIAEGVDFVKVREKVVDLKCLQKEQSREDVLAIKHEMQSFTKRIRVLESDLDGSQAQLIKVEREKKLYETENSKLKQTCQTNAFISTMVQTLWYYVLYIKIFKPFEKLSTKAACAYFHVMLKETRRLNYDSNVLRELIEANSMMIKAKVSEDTCIRFTRCNIQLQAMASKIHFLEYEKEKLAFYLKIGEHAPILSQKEDFWLQTLERSFFQPGMPMSGYFTATIELSDPDLHIILTKLSKELSKKERNILLQVLPDGEKRKIEKMPNTLLHSLWEKEKQSSNGRTNLDIWFHGIMKGINRQDLINRFHEMAQSTMIQQPSKLKKPKMSSTSSRSPGLHKSFERRKRRRNNSGPGTFGTAKTDSDQSSGFGDMKEESESSFTQFQILNKQMQKMQTALETLTMKSKEEYQFSPFTKDTESAFSSIPSYISKPKI